From Fusobacterium russii ATCC 25533, a single genomic window includes:
- a CDS encoding ROK family protein produces MKILAIDIGGTMIKYGLVSLDGNILESSEINTDAEKGIENLLTKIDFIKNKYMNYDILGIAISGTGQINGEKGEVIGGNPIIPGWIGTNLVELLEEKYSLPVILENDVNCAALGERWKGAGKNLKNFICLTIGTGIGGGIILNNELFRGENFVAGEFGHIQIKKGEYEQYASTSALVKIVKEKTGNNLNGREIFNLEREGIKEYKEIIDEWIDNITDGLSSIIYAFNPSDIILGGGVTKQGEPLLNRIKESLDKKIGPMFKQNLNIYFAELGNSSGMIGASYLLLKKINKLEEKYDLRGN; encoded by the coding sequence ATGAAAATTTTGGCAATTGATATTGGGGGAACAATGATAAAATATGGTCTTGTTTCCTTAGATGGAAATATTTTAGAAAGTAGTGAAATAAATACAGATGCGGAGAAAGGAATAGAAAATCTGCTTACTAAAATAGATTTTATAAAAAATAAATATATGAATTATGATATTTTAGGTATTGCTATCTCGGGGACCGGTCAAATAAATGGAGAAAAAGGAGAAGTTATAGGGGGGAATCCAATTATTCCCGGATGGATAGGAACAAATTTAGTTGAGCTTTTGGAGGAAAAGTATTCTTTACCTGTTATTCTTGAAAATGATGTTAACTGTGCTGCACTTGGTGAGAGATGGAAAGGTGCTGGAAAAAATTTGAAAAATTTTATTTGTTTAACAATAGGAACAGGAATAGGCGGAGGAATAATTTTAAATAATGAATTATTTAGAGGTGAAAACTTTGTTGCCGGGGAATTCGGTCATATTCAGATAAAAAAAGGTGAGTATGAACAATATGCTTCTACAAGTGCTTTAGTTAAGATAGTAAAAGAAAAAACAGGGAATAATTTAAATGGGAGAGAAATTTTTAATTTAGAGAGAGAAGGAATTAAAGAATATAAAGAAATTATAGATGAATGGATAGATAATATAACAGATGGGCTTTCATCAATAATTTATGCCTTTAATCCATCTGATATTATATTGGGAGGAGGGGTTACCAAACAAGGTGAGCCTCTTTTAAATAGAATAAAGGAAAGTCTTGATAAAAAAATAGGTCCGATGTTTAAGCAAAATTTAAATATTTATTTTGCAGAACTTGGAAATAGTTCAGGAATGATAGGAGCTAGTTATTTACTTTTAAAAAAAATAAATAAATTAGAGGAGAAATATGATTTACGGGGAAATTAA
- a CDS encoding TRAP transporter large permease subunit: protein MKIFNKLEEWLAGSLFMLMFAILIVQIFSRQILGSPLTWSEELARLIFVYVGMLGVSLGIRNRQHIYIDFLYDKFPPKMKKIVSTFLQIAILGCLLFFLYFGYDLFLKKEEIQIVSLGISLKWMYLSLPLITILMFVRFYQAYIDSYNEGKVSFKPVVMLAIIIILVIITIFKPDLLKIFRLSNYISVGDSVIYYALTGWLIIMFLGMPVGWSLLIATILYFALTRWKVAYFAADKLVYSLDSFSLLSVPFFILTGILMNGSGITERIFNFAKAMLGHYTGGMGHVNVAASLIFSGMSGSAIADAGGLGQLEIKAMRDEGYEDDICGGLTAASCIIGPLVPPSISMIIYGVIANESIARLFLGGFIPGFLTTVALMTMNYFICKKRGYKRAKKATSSERWKAFKESFWALLTPLLIIGGIFSGLFTPTEAAVIAALYSTFLGAFIYKELTLKSLFQHCVEAVAISGVTCLMIMTVTFFGDIIAREQIAMRIAEIFIKFANSQITVLIMINLLLLFLGMFIDALALQFLVLPMLIPVAQQVGIDLVFFGVMSTLNMMIGILTPPMGMALFVVAQVGKMNVSTVTKGVIPFLLPIFITLVIITIFPSLVTFLPNLIMG, encoded by the coding sequence ATGAAAATATTTAATAAACTTGAAGAATGGTTAGCTGGAAGCTTGTTTATGCTTATGTTTGCTATTCTTATTGTTCAAATTTTCTCAAGACAAATACTAGGGTCACCTCTTACTTGGAGTGAAGAATTAGCAAGACTTATATTTGTATATGTTGGTATGTTGGGTGTAAGTTTAGGAATTAGAAATAGGCAACATATTTATATAGATTTTCTCTATGACAAATTTCCCCCAAAAATGAAAAAAATTGTATCAACTTTTTTACAAATAGCAATTTTAGGATGCTTACTTTTCTTTCTATATTTTGGTTATGATTTATTTTTAAAAAAGGAAGAAATTCAAATAGTATCTTTAGGTATATCATTAAAATGGATGTATTTATCTTTACCACTTATAACAATTTTAATGTTTGTAAGATTTTATCAAGCATATATTGATAGTTACAATGAAGGTAAAGTATCTTTTAAGCCTGTTGTTATGTTGGCAATAATAATTATCTTAGTTATAATTACAATATTTAAACCTGATTTACTAAAAATTTTTAGGCTTTCAAATTATATTTCAGTAGGAGATTCAGTTATATATTATGCATTGACTGGTTGGCTGATAATAATGTTTTTAGGAATGCCGGTCGGTTGGTCACTGTTGATAGCAACAATTTTATACTTTGCCTTGACCAGATGGAAGGTTGCATATTTTGCAGCAGATAAATTAGTATATAGTTTAGATAGTTTCAGTTTACTGAGCGTTCCTTTCTTTATACTTACAGGAATACTTATGAATGGTTCCGGAATTACTGAAAGAATATTTAATTTTGCTAAAGCTATGCTCGGTCATTATACTGGAGGAATGGGACATGTAAATGTTGCGGCAAGTCTTATATTTTCCGGAATGTCAGGCTCGGCTATAGCTGATGCCGGTGGGCTTGGACAATTAGAAATAAAGGCGATGAGGGATGAAGGATATGAGGATGATATCTGTGGTGGTTTAACAGCGGCATCTTGTATTATAGGACCTTTAGTTCCACCTAGCATATCAATGATTATTTATGGAGTAATTGCTAATGAGTCAATTGCCAGATTGTTTTTAGGCGGGTTTATTCCAGGCTTTCTAACAACAGTTGCTCTTATGACAATGAATTACTTCATCTGTAAAAAAAGAGGCTATAAAAGAGCTAAAAAAGCTACATCTAGCGAAAGATGGAAAGCTTTTAAAGAATCATTCTGGGCATTGCTTACTCCACTTTTAATAATTGGAGGAATATTTTCAGGATTGTTTACTCCAACTGAAGCAGCAGTTATTGCAGCACTTTATTCTACATTTTTAGGAGCATTTATTTATAAAGAATTAACTCTAAAATCTTTATTTCAACACTGTGTAGAAGCGGTTGCAATAAGTGGAGTAACTTGTTTAATGATAATGACAGTAACTTTCTTCGGGGATATCATAGCAAGAGAACAGATAGCTATGAGAATTGCAGAAATATTTATAAAATTTGCCAACTCTCAAATAACAGTCCTTATAATGATAAATTTACTTCTATTATTTTTAGGTATGTTTATTGATGCACTTGCTTTACAGTTTTTAGTTCTACCAATGCTTATACCTGTTGCACAACAAGTTGGAATAGATTTAGTATTTTTCGGAGTTATGTCTACACTTAATATGATGATAGGAATTTTAACTCCACCAATGGGTATGGCACTATTTGTAGTTGCTCAAGTTGGGAAAATGAATGTAAGTACGGTAACGAAGGGAGTTATTCCTTTCCTATTGCCAATATTTATAACATTAGTTATCATAACTATTTTCCCTTCACTTGTTACCTTCCTACCTAACCTAATAATGGGATAA